A single window of Debaryomyces hansenii CBS767 chromosome F complete sequence DNA harbors:
- a CDS encoding DEHA2F04070p (similar to uniprot|Q12220 Saccharomyces cerevisiae YLR129W DIP2 Nucleolar protein specifically associated with the U3 snoRNA part of the large ribonucleoprotein complex known as the small subunit (SSU) processome required for 18S rRNA biogenesis part of the active pre- rRNA processing complex and highly similar to CA3927|CaDIP2 Candida albicans CaDIP2 beta transducin), with the protein MVKSYDRYEQEKCFGVIASQSNIVYLPPTSNQSSKTIGRAISSGLEEILVWDIKTGEVLNRLRDGLTPGASNAPTAQAPSPVSYLAYHEDTNIVAAGYLDGSIKIWDLTSGSALISFQGHKSSISILKFDRSGTRLLSGSNDATIILWDLVGEEGLFKLKGHKSQITGLNFLTENPESKGSDDLEDYLLSVSKDGLIKLWEVKTQQCVETHLAHSNECWSLGMNTSNNVAITTGNKDQVKVWEIDLSQPDTQKLIEKGSFEKQSKARCADIQFQKLKTSSANITDLFYLQNADRTVEIFRVRSSDEIKKGITKRTKRLKEKGYDEDEILQSLKESEISMMITPFTTLRTISKVKSCTWVNNDKNSKKLDLLVSLTNNSIEYHNIPIPESIKKTQASDIYSVKQHSVDLLGHRTDIRAMDIAADNKLLATASNGELKIWNIKTQNVIRTFALEGGYALCCKFLPGGTLIAIGFKNGDLELYDLATSSVVDRIEKAHDSKSAVDDENGSAIWSLDLTPDGKTLVTGGNDKSVKFWNFKVEQEMIPGSNSSVSKLKFVHNQTLELNEDVLCVRISPDSRFLAVSLLNNNVQVVFLDSLKLFLTLYGHKLPVLSIDISDDSKLIITSSADKNIKIWGLDFGDCHKSIFGHQDSIMNVKFIPDSHNFFSSGKDGLIKYWDGDKFECIQKLPAHQSEVWCLAISSDGRFMISTSHDHSIRLWLATDDQVFLEEEREKEMDELYENTLLESLEEDPTHNNNEEDDEKEDGEEVSKVTKQTMETLKAGEKLMEALDIGTEDVLATEDYESHLKNFQAKRIAAPPVKPTPNPILLALGINGQEHVLNTVTKIRPAQLDDALLVLPFSYSLKLLKFIEIWTNKQNVTNNVVNISLICKILFFVIRSNAKEFIHQKSPELKNQLATVKKQLREELSKTSNQLGYNIQGLKFTKQQWKLTHESEFIDEAEQREYEDKKAIKRSFTTI; encoded by the coding sequence ATGGTTAAATCATATGATCGTtatgaacaagaaaaatgcTTTGGTGTAATTGCGTCACAGTCGAACATTGTATATCTTCCACCTACTCTGAATCAATCATCAAAAACCATTGGAAGAGCTATTTCATCAGGATTAGAGGAAATTTTGGTTTGGGATATTAAGACAGGTGAAGTACTCAACAGATTGAGAGATGGTTTAACACCAGGTGCTTCAAATGCACCAACTGCTCAAGCACCATCACCGGTCTCATATTTAGCATATCATGAAGACACGAACATTGTCGCTGCAGGATACTTAGATGGATCGATCAAGATATGGGATTTGACATCAGGCTCAGCATTAATCAGCTTTCAAGGTCACAAGTCTTCAATTAGtattttaaaatttgaCAGAAGTGGTACTAGGTTGTTGTCTGGGTCGAATGATGCCACGATTATTTTATGGGACTTGGTTGGAGAAGAaggattattcaaattaaaaGGTCACAAGAGTCAAATCACCGGTTTAAACTTTCTTACCGAGAATCCTGAATCAAAAGGGTCTGATGACCTTGAAGATTACTTGTTGAGTGTTTCTAAAGACGGATTGATTAAATTGTGGGAAGTAAAGACACAGCAATGTGTAGAAACTCATTTAGCTCATTCCAATGAATGCTGGTCTTTAGGAATGAATACTTCAAATAACGTAGCCATAACTACCGGAAACAAGGATCAAGTTAAAGTCTGGGAAATTGACCTTTCTCAACCAGATActcaaaaattaattgaaaaaggaTCATTCGAGAAACAAAGTAAGGCGAGATGCGctgatattcaatttcaaaagttGAAAACATCAAGCGCTAACATAACAGacttattttatttacagAATGCAGATAGAACTGTGGAAATATTTAGAGTAAGGTCCTCTGATGAAATAAAGAAGGGTATTACTAAGAGAACGAAGAGACTCAAAGAAAAGGGATATGACGAGGACGAAATTTTACaatcattgaaagaatCTGAAATAAGTATGATGATCACTCCATTTACTACTTTAAGAACCATTTCCAAGGTGAAGTCATGCACATGggttaataatgataagaatAGTAAAAAGTTGGACTTGCTTGTTTCTTTGACTAATAACTCTATTGAATACCATAACATTCCAATTCCCGAActgataaagaaaactCAAGCATCCGATATATATTCCGTGAAACAACATTCAGTTGACTTGTTAGGTCATAGAACTGATATAAGAGCAATGGATATTGCTGccgataataaattgttggCTACTGCATCGAATGGGGAATTaaaaatttggaatattaaGACCCAGAATGTTATTCGTACATTTGCATTAGAAGGAGGTTACGCTTTGTGTTGTAAGTTTTTGCCAGGAGGGACATTGATTGCAATTGGTTTTAAAAATGGGGATTTAGAGTTATACGATTTAGCTACGTCATCTGTAGTGGacagaattgaaaaagctCATGATTCAAAGTCAGctgttgatgatgaaaatggaTCGGCCATATGGTCGTTGGATTTAACTCCAGATGGGAAGACATTAGTTACCGGTGGTAATGATAAATCTGTAAAGTTTTGGAACTTCAAAGTTGAACAAGAAATGATTCCAGGTTCCAATTCATCTGTGTCGAAATTAAAATTCGTACATAATCAAACTTTGgaattaaatgaagatgTGTTATGTGTGAGAATTTCTCCAGATTCAAGATTTTTAGCCgtttctttattgaataataatgtgCAAGTTGTTTTCCTTGATTCGTTGAAATTATTCTTAACATTGTATGGTCATAAATTACCGGTTTTGTCAATTGACATTTCTGATGACTCCAAGTTGATTATCACTTCATCTGCTGATAAGAACATTAAGATTTGGGGTTTGGATTTCGGTGATTGTCATAAGTCTATTTTTGGTCACCAAGATTCGATTATGAATGTTAAGTTCATTCCAGATAGTCACAACTTTTTCTCTTCTGGTAAGGATGGtcttatcaaatattggGACGGTGATAAATTCGAATGTATTCAAAAGTTACCAGCGCACCAATCTGAAGTTTGGTGTTTAGCTATTAGTAGTGATGGAAGATTTATGATTTCCACCTCCCATGATCATTCGATAAGATTGTGGCTTGCTACTGATGACCAGgttttcttggaagaagaaagagaaaaggAAATGGACGAACTTTATGAAAACACATTATTAGAATCGTTGGAAGAAGATCCAACTCACAATAACAACGAGGAAGAcgatgaaaaagaagacgGAGAAGAAGTATCAAAAGTTACCAAGCAAACTATGGAAACTTTGAAAGCTGGTGAAAAGTTAATGGAAGCATTGGATATCGGTACCGAAGATGTTTTAGCGACGGAAGACTACGAACTGCACTTGAAAAACTTCCAAGCTAAAAGAATTGCTGCTCCACCAGTCAAACCTACTCCAAACCCAATCTTGTTGGCTTTAGGCATTAATGGCCAAGAACATGTTTTAAATACCGTCACCAAAATCAGACCAGCTCAATTGGACGATGCTTTACTAGTGCTTCCATTTTCCTACTCCTTGAAGTTGTTGAAGTTCATCGAAATCTGGACCAACAAACAAAACGTTACAAACAATGTTGTCAATATCTCACTCATCTGTAAAATATTGTTCTTCGTCATCAGGTCAAATGCCAAAGAGTTTATTCACCAAAAGAGTCCTGAGCTCAAAAACCAGCTTGCAACCGTCAAAAAACAGCTCCGTGAAGAATTGTCTAAAACCTCAAACCAACTAGGATACAACATACAAGGTTTGAAGTTTACAAAACAACAATGGAAACTTACTCACGAATCAGAATTTATTGACGAGGCTGAACAAAGGGAATACGAAGACAAGAAGGCTATTAAGAGATCCTTTACAACTATATAA
- a CDS encoding DEHA2F04092p (similar to uniprot|Q08108 Saccharomyces cerevisiae YOL011W PLB3 Phospholipase B (lysophospholipase) involved in phospholipid metabolism) yields MQLLKPKGSSNLSWYSYFVVVLCLCTNVRAITWPWEDSSSSSSDSSATSSSSDSSSTNGITWPWQDNSDSSSSASSESSSSSASSSSGGSSASSESSTRKNQYAPYETSCPSGDISREAKNISSSERDYMSNRHETTNKNLIGFLSKRANLSDFDAKSFINDYSDEHNISIGLAFSGGGYRAMLNGAGQILGLDDRYDEAKENGLGGLLQSSSYLAGLSGGNWLVGSLVLNNWISVADIIEGDIDIWNLEDSIFNPSGINLVKTVRYYNNIRTSIEAKQDAGFDTSLTDLWGRALSHQFFPDEDGGENVTWSSIRDLSKFSDYEMPFPIVIADGRTPGTFIMDSNSSVFEINPFELGSWDPSVHSFVDVKYVGSSMKSNDPNTSKCAVNFDNGGFIMGTSSTLFNQGLLRISNTGLNKAVKSIVSSILGKLSYAEDDIAAYEPNPFYENDFGTYNSISTNNTLFLVDGGEDQQNIPLYPLIQNARDVDIIFAYDNSADTDSNWPNGTSLVHTYRRQFSKQGKGTPFPYVPSEETFVKDELNKQPVFFGCDAGNLTSLLDFHKNSDINETDVPLVVYMPNYRTSYNSNTSTYKMSYDEDEKMGIIKNGFEVSTSNNLTDDSDWAKCVGCAIIRRSQERLGQEQSSECKKCFDNYCWSDGEKAAASSSVSGSSSTSESSSTSKSSSKSSSTSQSSSSDKPKDSNANALYISLPLAFFTSFIIALSLLV; encoded by the coding sequence AtgcaattattgaaaccGAAGGGATCGTCCAATTTGAGTTGGTACAGCTATTTCGTGGTAGTTTTATGTTTATGCACCAATGTTAGGGCCATAACCTGGCCATGGGAGGATAGCAGCAGTAGTAGTAGCGACAGCAGTGCCACTAGTTCTAGCAGTGATAGTTCGTCTACAAATGGAATCACCTGGCCATGGCAAGATAATAGTGATAGCAGCAGTAGCGCTAGCAGTGAAAGTAGCTCTAGCAGTGCAAGTAGCTCTAGTGGTGGAAGTAGTGCTAGCAGTGAAAGTAGCACTAGAAAGAATCAATACGCTCCATATGAAACATCCTGTCCTTCGGGAGACATATCCAGAGAGgcgaaaaatatttcttcgtCTGAAAGGGATTATATGTCCAATAGACATGAAACGACTaacaagaatttgattgGTTTCTTGTCGAAAAGGGCAAACTTGTCAGACTTTGATGCGAAAAGTTTTATTAACGATTACTCTGATGAACACAATATTTCCATTGGTCTTGCATTTAGTGGAGGAGGATATCGTGCAATGTTGAATGGAGCAGGTCAAATCTTAGGGCTTGACGATAGATATGATGAGGCAAAAGAGAATGGTTTAGGAGGCTTGTTACAAAGTTCTAGTTACTTGGCGGGTTTATCTGGTGGTAATTGGTTAGTTGGTTCGTTAGTTTTAAATAATTGGATTTCTGTGGCcgatattattgaaggtGATATCGATATTTGGAACTTGGAGGATTCCATTTTCAACCCCAGTGGAATAAACCTCGTCAAAACGGTTAGATACTATAATAACATTAGGACTTCTATTGAAGCAAAACAGGATGCAGGCTTTGATACATCACTTACTGATCTTTGGGGCAGGGCCTTATCGCATCAGTTCTTTCCTGACGAAGATGGTGGAGAAAATGTCACCTGGTCCAGCATTAGAGACTTATCAAAGTTCTCTGATTATGAAATGCCATTTCCAATAGTGATAGCTGATGGAAGAACACCTGGAACGTTTATTATGGATTCCAATTCATCCgtttttgaaatcaatCCATTCGAGCTAGGATCGTGGGACCCTTCTGTTCATAGTTTTGTTGACGTTAAATACGTTGGTTCTTCGATGAAAAGTAATGACCCCAATACCTCGAAGTGTGCTGTTAATTTCGACAATGGGGGATTTATCATGGGTACATCATCAACCCTTTTTAACCAAGGCCTTTTAAGGATTTCCAATACAGGCTTGAATAAGGCAGTCAAATCGATCGTTTCGAGTATTTTAGGTAAATTAAGCTATGCAGAAGATGACATTGCGGCTTATGAACCAAACCCATTTTATGAGAATGATTTTGGTACCTACAATTCAATCTCCACTAATAATACTCTTTTCTTGGTTGATGGTGGTGAAGATCAACAGAATATTCCATTATACCCTCTTATTCAAAACGCCCGTGATgttgatattatttttgcTTATGATAATTCAGCAGATACTGACTCAAACTGGCCTAATGGTACTTCATTGGTTCATACATATCGAAGACAATTCTCGAAGCAAGGAAAAGGTACGCCGTTTCCGTATGTTCCTTCAGAAGAAACTTTTGTGAAGGATGAACTAAACAAGCAGCCCGTCTTCTTTGGCTGCGATGCTGGAAACTTAACATCATTACTTGATTTCCATAAAAACTCGGATATTAACGAAACAGACGTTCCTTTAGTTGTATATATGCCAAATTATAGAACGAGCTATAATTCAAACACGTCGACTTATAAAATGTCGTAcgacgaagatgaaaaaatgggtattattaaaaatggtTTTGAAGTTTCAACAAGTAATAATCTTACTGATGATAGTGACTGGGCTAAGTGTGTTGGATGTGCAATAATAAGAAGATCTCAAGAAAGATTGGGCCAAGAACAATCTTCTGAGTGTAAAAAGTGTTTTGACAACTACTGCTGGAGTGATGGTGAAAAAGCTGCCGCATCATCAAGTGTCAGTGGTTCTTCCTCTACTTCTGAGAGTAGTTCCACTTCAAAGAGTAGCTCTAAGAGTAGTTCAACCTCACAAAGCAGTTCAAGTGACAAGCCCAAGGATAGTAACGCTAATGCATTGTATATTTCGTTGCCTCTTGCATTTTTCACTTCATTTATTATTGCGTTGTCCCTTCTAGTATGA
- a CDS encoding DEHA2F04114p (weakly similar to uniprot|P36069 Saccharomyces cerevisiae YKL128C), with the protein MSLLIPTVTDYEDAHGQESEEVTYQEKLTQLSDKKDSNGNLVYPWTFETINGFFKQSDPSTDDLKFNYATEDFGRTKSWPEIIEELERLNKEAGENECYKLMFFARHGQGFHNVCVNKYGLDEWHRKWHALSTDGEIVWAPDPMLTDLGVDQAKENNQAWKAQIAQGAPIPAKFYVSPLQRSSYTLVYTWGDIKPEEKRPLVTDSIRETIGINLCDKRSTKSVIRERFDKHGFIIDDSLTEEDELNERDTREQLHEQAIRVNGFLQGLFNEDWDSKASALDEKKKLQNSVISTTSHAGTIRSFIMVLGHRHFTISTGGMIPILVKGTRKSD; encoded by the coding sequence ATGTCATTGCTAATCCCAACTGTAACTGACTACGAAGACGCTCATGGACAGGAATCAGAGGAAGTAACTTATCAAGAAAAGCTCACCCAATTGTCAGATAAGAAAGATTCCAACGGTAACCTTGTCTATCCGTGGACTTTTGAAACGATAAATGGATTCTTCAAACAATCTGATCCAAGCACAGATGATTTGAAGTTTAACTATGCAACCGAAGATTTTGGAAGAACCAAATCATGGCCCGAAAttatagaagaattagagaGATTGAATAAAGAAGCTGGGGAAAATGAATGCTACAAGCTCATGTTTTTCGCTAGACACGGTCAAGGCTTCCACAACGTATGCGTGAATAAATATGGATTAGACGAATGGCACAGGAAATGGCATGCATTGTCCACTGATGGTGAAATTGTGTGGGCCCCAGATCCAATGTTGACCGACTTAGGTGTCGACCAAGCCAAAGAGAACAACCAGGCATGGAAGGCCCAGATCGCACAAGGGGCACCCATTCCAGCTAAGTTTTACGTCTCGCCGCTCCAGAGATCAAGTTACACCCTTGTATACACCTGGGGCGACATCAAACCCGAAGAAAAACGTCCCTTGGTAACCGATTCTATCCGTGAAACCATAGGTATCAATTTGTGTGACAAGAGATCAACCAAGTCCGTAATTCGTGAAAGGTTCGATAAGCATGGCTTTATCATAGATGATCTGCTtacagaagaagacgaaTTGAACGAACGTGATACGAGAGAACAATTGCACGAGCAAGCCATTCGTGTCAACGGTTTCTTGCAGGGCCTTTTTAACGAAGACTGGGACCTGAAAGCCTCGGCATTAGAtgagaaaaagaaattacaaaattCTGTCATCTCTACTACTTCACATGCCGGTACTATTAGATCTTTCATCATGGTCTTGGGCCATAGACATTTTACTATTTCCACTGGTGGAATGATTCCAATCTTGGTCAAAGGGACAAGAAAACTGGACTAG
- a CDS encoding DEHA2F04136p (weakly similar to uniprot|P31384 Saccharomyces cerevisiae YAL021C CCR4 Component of the CCR4-NOT transcriptional complex which is involved in regulation of gene expression) codes for MNIPKYQQAQVQGQQPNLQAQQILLQQLQQGQSQQSQPSIGGSGSAGQFSQQDIYNDNIAQQGLYQNSYQRPVQAQQPPQLQNIHQQQQFFPQQFSSQQQNQPQASSLQQYQQQQQQQQQQQQQQQQQQQQQQQQQQQQQPQIHLPQQYQQSQGQQVPHQPPHIQQQQFFNQQAAALQQQQQQQQQQQQQQQQPAQKLNSINIENPNSIYWQHQQQLCQLSRNANIPHYYARQYAANSRKNKNPYSDVKTVSLIDATRSIVSALNEQENSKSNPGSATNSALLQNKKLAQDLDDDHLQEEQRMRQKTQGRQLWCQLDLSGQGLVNLSPKLFQYDFLESLYLNNNKLTSVPPIVNKLRSLRTLDLSHNRINEVPSELGMCFNLRYLYLFDNNIKTLPNEFGNLIELLFLGIEGNPIDLKIANLVAEKGTKELIAYLRDLKPSFSKPPPRQWLLLEDDGEIIDPINNPDAYTNDNNNSDTNDTFTMMSYNTLCQHYATTKMYKYTPSWALEWGFRRAALQEEVLHFKSDLVCMQEVETRTFHEFWVPVMQGFGYKGVFFNKTRSKTMSESDSKKVDGCATFYKTDKFELLHKQNFEYNSVCMGSDKYKKTKDLFNRFMNKDNIALITYFNHIQTGEKILFVNTHLHWDPAFNDVKTLQVGILLEELRTIMKKYHHTNSIDEIKNASMVICGDFNSTKENAVYQLFSTGAVSNHEDLEGRDYGKFTDEGFRHSFKLKSAYDHVGELPFTTISPAFTDAIDYIWYSTPTLQVKGLLGKIDEEYSSHCIGFPNAHFPSDHIPLVTKFQIKKSGGNKKPDFKPDFKPDFKSGSSRKT; via the coding sequence ATgaatattccaaaatatcaacagGCGCAAGTTCAAGGACAACAGCCTAACTTGCAAGCACAACAGATCTTACTACAACAATTACAACAAGGACAGTCACAGCAGCTGCAACCATCCATAGGAGGTAGTGGTAGTGCGGGACAGTTCTCCCAGCAGGATATctataatgataatatagCGCAACAAGGTCTTTACCAAAATAGCTACCAAAGGCCAGTGCAAGCTCAACAGCCACCGCAATTGCAGAATATCCATCAACAGCAACAGTTTTTCCCCCAGCAATTCCTGCTGCAACAGCAAAACCAGCCACAGGCACTGCTGTTGCAGCAATACcaacagcagcaacaacaacaacagcaacaacaacaacagcaacaacaacagcaacaacaacagcaacaacaacagcaacaacaacagccCCAAATACATCTCCCTCAGCAGTATCAACAATCGCAAGGACAACAGGTGCCTCACCAACCACCGCATATacaacagcaacaattTTTTAACCAGCAAGCGGCTGCATtgcaacaacagcaacagcaacaacagcaacagcaacagcaacagcaacaaccGGCACAAAAACTCAACTCCATTAACATAGAAAATCCAAATTCGATATACTGGcaacatcaacaacaattgTGTCAATTGTCCAGAAATGCAAACATTCCGCATTACTATGCAAGACAATATGCTGCAAACTCcagaaagaataaaaatcCATACAGCGACGTGAAGACGGTGAGTTTGATAGACGCCACGAGATCTATAGTTTCTGCTTTGAATGAACAAGAGAATTCTAAATCCAACCCTGGATCTGCTACTAACTCTGCGTTATTAcagaacaagaaattggCACAAGATTTGGACGATGATCACTTACAAGAAGAACAGAGAATGAGGCAAAAAACTCAAGGAAGACAATTATGGTGTCAATTAGACTTGAGTGGTCAAGGGTTGGTCAATTTATCtccaaaattatttcagtATGATTTTTTGGAATCgctttatttgaataataataaattaactAGCGTTCCGCCAATAGTCAACAAATTAAGGAGTTTGAGAACCTTAGATTTGTCTCACAATAGAATTAATGAAGTACCATCGGAACTAGGAATGTGCTTCAACTTAAGGTacctttatttatttgacaaCAATATCAAAACCTTACCTAATGAATTTGGTAATCTAATtgagttattatttttagGTATCGAAGGTAACCCGATAGATCTAAAGATTGCAAATTTAGTTGCGGAAAAAGGAACCAAAGAATTGATTGCTTATTTAAGAGATTTGAAGCCAAGTTTCAGTAAACCTCCTCCAAGACAATGGTTATTGTTAGAAGATGATGGTGAAATAATTGATCCAATAAATAACCCAGATGCTTATACCAATGACAACAACAACTCTGATACTAATGATACTTTCACGATGATGTCATATAATACTTTGTGTCAGCATTATGCCACTACTAAGATGTATAAATACACTCCGTCGTGGGCTTTGGAATGGGGCTTTAGAAGAGCTGCATTGCAAGAAGAAGTATTGCATTTTAAGAGTGATTTGGTTTGTATGCAAGAAGTTGAAACCAGGACATTCCATGAGTTTTGGGTACCTGTCATGCAGGGATTTGGTTATAAGGGTGTGTTCTTTAATAAAACCAGATCTAAGACTATGAGTGAATCTGACTCAAAGAAGGTTGATGGTTGTGCCACTTTCTATAAGACTGACAAGTTTGAGTTACTTCACAAGCAAAACTTCGAATATAACAGTGTTTGCATGGGATCtgataaatataagaaaACTAAGgatttatttaatagatTTATGAACAAAGATAATATTGCTTTAATCACATACTTTAATCACATTCAGACTGGTGAAAAGATTTTGTTTGTTAATACGCATTTGCATTGGGATCCTGCTTTTAATGATGTCAAGACATTACAAGTCGGAATtttattggaagaattaCGTACTATCATGAAGAAATACCACCATACAAATTCTATTGACGAAATTAAGAATGCATCAATGGTTATTTGTGGTGATTTTAACTCCACCAAGGAAAACGCtgtttatcaattattttctACTGGTGCTGTATCCAACCATGAGGATTTGGAGGGTCGTGATTATGGTAAGTTTACAGATGAAGGATTCCGTCACCTgttcaaattgaaatcagCATATGATCACGTAGGTGAGTTACCATTCACTACAATTTCGCCAGCATTTACCGATGCCATTGACTACATTTGGTATTCAACTCCTACTTTGCAAGTTAAAGGGTTATTGggaaaaattgatgaagagtATTCAAGTCACTGTATTGGTTTCCCTAATGCACACTTCCCATCTGATCACATTCCTTTGGTTACcaaattccaaatcaagaaaagTGGTGGCAACAAAAAGCCTGACTTCAAGCCTGACTTCAAGCCTGACTTCAAATCTGGATCTTCTAGAAAAACTTGA
- a CDS encoding DEHA2F04158p (some similarities with uniprot|P31384 Saccharomyces cerevisiae YAL021C CCR4 Component of the CCR4-NOT transcriptional complex which is involved in regulation of gene expression), with the protein MYFDSKSTKLDDITWSDMHKLISRNGKESILCIGQRLYSNMRIPLNYDATKYRNWHHFDEPSTSKKQKISVMSFNLLSRHYMWKPVFGYLEQEYLSWSDYRFPLINLMIRQFNCDIMCFQEMEHLIYEKFWSKGFPSPNYHSFYVRKSEPVYWGDRPSENIDGVGIFVNGDKFDVLDSHAIHFGEYIMQHHVKFNVTKATVERVIPRNTVALLVKLRDKQNGKILYVTNTHLYWSPKFNDVKIIQTKLLLNVLHDFIDHNCLCDPCIIMCGDFNSNPSSKVFQLLNTGTIDAFKCNEFALHDYDHKANSELFHNGHIENPFHLACAYESLLTHSHINPRKKLEFTSFTKGLIDVVDHIWYSKNHFKVTKLLGEVDQSYYTETGVVGFPNSQFPSDHIPLVTELAYL; encoded by the coding sequence ATGTATTTTGATTCGAAACTGACTAAACTTGACGACATAACTTGGTCAGATATGCACAAATTAATATCTAGAAATGGTAAGGAAAGCATATTATGTATCGGTCAACGATTATACTCAAACATGAGAATACCCTTGAATTATGATGCTACCAAGTACCGAAACTGGCATCATTTTGATGAGCCCTCAACCAGTAAGAAGCAAAAGATATCGGTGATGTCATTCAATTTACTCTCCCGTCATTATATGTGGAAGCCAGTATTTGGCTATTTGGAACAGGAGTATCTAAGCTGGTCAGATTATCGTTTTCCattgatcaatttaatGATAAGACAGTTCAATTGTGATATCATGTGTTTCCAAGAGATGGAGCACCtaatatatgaaaaattttggtCCAAAGGCTTTCCATCTCCTAATTACCATTCATTCTACGTAAGAAAGCTGGAGCCTGTCTATTGGGGAGATAGGCCGTCGGAGAATATCGATGGTGTTGGGATATTTGTCAATGGAGACAAGTTTGATGTCTTGGACAGTCATGCGATCCACTTTGGGGAGTATATCATGCAGCATCACGTCAAATTTAACGTCACGAAGGCAACAGTTGAGCGAGTCATACCACGCAATACAGTGGCACTTCTAGTCAAGTTACGCGATAAACAAAACGGTAAGATATTGTATGTGACAAATACTCATTTATATTGGTCTCCCAAGTTTAACGACGTCAAAATCATCCAAACCAAACTCCTTTTGAACGTCTTGCATGACTTCATAGACCACAATTGCCTATGTGACCCATGTATCATTATGTGTGGTGATTTTAATTCAAACCCGTCTTCGAAAGTATTCCAATTGCTCAACACCGGCACCATCGATGCCTTTAAGTGCAACGAGTTCGCTCTTCACGACTACGACCATAAAGCAAATAGCGAATTGTTCCACAATGGACATATTGAAAACCCCTTCCATCTAGCATGTGCCTATGAGCTGCTTCTTACCCATTCACATATTAATCCCAGAAAGAAATTGGAGTTTACATCGTTTACGAAAGGCTTGATCGACGTTGTGGATCATATTTGGTATTCCAAAAACCACTTCAAAGTCACAAAACTACTTGGAGAGGTCGACCAATCTTACTACACGGAAACCGGGGTGGTCGGCTTCCCCAATAGTCAGTTTCCCTCTGACCACATTCCTTTAGTAACTGAACTAGCATACCTTTAG